The DNA region AATCCAATCAAAACGTTTTGTTTCCACATATGGATGATCTAAATCGTTGACAAAAAAGTGCTTACAATCTTCTTGAGGAGCCCACCCTACTCTTTTTTGAATATGATATTTTTCTAAATCCGCCGGTGATAGTTCTCCTTTTAACTCATAATCCCAAGGATCATCATTCATCGTTTTATAATCTTTAACGTGCTCTACCATTGGTCCACGTTCTAAAACTAAGGTTTTTAAACCCTTTTCACATAATTCTTTGGCCGCCCAACCTCCGCTAATTCCTGTACCCACTACAATGGCGTCATATTCTGATTGTTGATTCATTTTATTTTTTTTATGTATTATCTTATTCCTATATTTATAATCTCTCAAAAGACTATAATAATTAAGTAGAATTTTCTATAAATATAGGATAATAAAATGAAGACAATAAAAGGACCTGCTGTTTTTTTAGCACAATTTATGGGTGATGATGCTCCGTTCAACTCGTTAGACGGATTATGTAAATGGGCAAGTGATTTAGGCTATAAAGGTATTCAAATCCCTACTTGGGAAACAAGACTAATAGATTTAGATAAAGCAGCTGAAAGCAAAACCTATTGCGATGAGTTAAAAGGCAAAATAAATTCTTATGGTTTAGAGATAACTGAGCTTTCAACACATCTTCAAGGTCAACTAGTAGCTGTGCATCCAGCCTATGATATTATGTTTGACAATTTTGCACCTGACAGCGTAAAAAACAACCCTAAAGAAAGGACTAAATGGGCAGTACAAACTGTTAAAAATGCTGCTATTGCCAGTAAACATCTAGGGTTAAAAGCACATGCCACATTTTCGGGAGCATTACTTTGGCACACGATGCATCCTTGGCCACAAAGACCTCCCGGATTGGTTGAAATGGGTTTTGAGGAATTAGCAAAAAGATGGTTGCCTATTTTAAATGTCTTTGACGAAAATGGTGTGGATGTTTGTTATGAAATTCATCCTGGAGAAGACCTTCATGATGGTGATACTTTTGAACGCTTTTTAGGAGCAACAGGAAATCATAAGCGTGTAAATATTTTATACGACCCTTCCCATTTTGTATTACAACAATTAGATTATCTGGCCTATATAGATCATTATCATGAGTTTATAAAATCTTTCCACGTAAAAGATTCTGAATTCAATCCTACAGGAAAAAAAGGAGCTTTTGGCGGATACAACAATTGGGGCGACAGAGCTGGACGCTATCGTTCTTTAGGTGATGGCCAAATAGATTTTAAAACTATTTTTTCGAAACTAACTCAATACGGATGTGATGTTTGGGCTGTAATGGAATGGGAATGCTGCATTAAAAGCCCAGAGCAAGGAGCAAGAGAAGGTGCTGTTTTTATTAAAAATCACATTATTGAAGCCACAGAAAAAGCCTTTGATGATTTTGCTGGGGCGGACATTGACAAAGAAAAACTAAAAAGAATACTAGGAATTTAAAAACCACCATAACACAAATGAAAAAACTAACTATTATTTTACTTGCATTACTTACTTTTTTGGCATGTAAAAACGAAAAAAAAGAGACTGCTCAGGTAGAAGAACCTAAAGCAGAAACTCAAATTATGGCTGAAAATACAAATGAGTGGATTACACTGTTTGATGGTAGCTCTATGGATGCTTGGCGGGGTTATTTAATGAATGATATGCCTTCAGGTTGGTCTATTGAAAATAATGCAATGGCATTTACGCCTGTAAAAGGTGGTGGACAAGACATTATTACCAAGGAAAAGTTCGAAAATTTTGAATTATCCATAGAATGGAAAATTTCTGAGGGTGGTAACAGTGGTATATTTTGGGGGGTTTTAGAAGCTAAAGATGAAAAAATTTACGGATCTGCTTTAGAAGTTCAAGTGCTGGACAACCAAAGACATCCCGATGCCAAGAACGGAACGGATCGTCAGGCAGGAGCCTTATACGATTTGGTATCGCCTTCGAAAGATGTTTCTAATCCAGCCGGAGAGTGGAACAAAGCGGTAATCAAAATTAATCACAAAACCAATGAAGGTTCTTCTACCTTAAACGGAACTATAATTGCTACTTTTCCGTTGCATGGAAAAAAATGGGATGAACTAGTTGCCAATTCCAAATTTAAAACCTGGGACAAATTCGCTAAAACACCAAATGGCCATATTGGCTTACAAGATCATAGTGACAAAGTTTGGTTTAGAAATATTAAAATTAGAAAATTATAATGTATAAAAATATTATTATCATCTTCGTTAGTTTAGCTCTTTTTGGATGTAAGGAATCCCTAAAAAAAGAAAGTGAAAGCGACACAAAAATTGACACTTTACAACAAGTAGAAAACTTAGAAAAAGAACCTACTAAACCTGAAGAAACAGAAATTTGGGAGCCTAAGCCACCTAAAGTAAGTATAGATAAAAATGGTGTTCCTTCAGATGCCATAGTGCTATTTGATGGTAAAAATTTAGATGAATGGGTTGTCGATAGAGATTCGACTGAAGCAAAATGGACGCTCAATAAAGACGGAAGCATGACTGTTGTTAGTGGTTCAGGAAGTTTACAAACCAAACGAAATTTTGGCAGTATACAATTACACCTTGAATGGAAATCTCCAACCAAAATTGTTGGAGAAGGACAATCTAGAGCCAATAGTGGAGTGTTTATCCAAAAACGTTACGAAGTACAAATTTTAGACAATAACAATAATGACACTTATGTAAACGGTCAAGTTGGGGCTGTTTACAAACAATCCATTCCTGCTGTAAACGCCGCAGTTCCTACTGGAGAATGGAACAGTTATGATATTATTTTTCATGCCCCAAAATTTGACGCTGATGGCAAAAAAACAAAATCTGGAACTATCACTGTTTTACACAATGGCGTCTTAATTCAAGATCATTTTGAAATTCAAGGAGCTGTAGCCTTTATTGGTTGGCCAACCAATGAACCCCACGGCAAAGCTCCAATAATGTTACAAGACCATAATGATGGCAGCAAACCTAGTTTCAGAAATATTTGGGTCAGGGAATTAGATGATTGATTGTTGACGCTAAAATAAATTTCATCAAATTTGAAAGCCGTAATTCAAAGAGTAAACAAAGCATCCGTAACGGTTGATAATAAGATTGTTTCTTCTATTGAAACCGGCTTGTTAGTTTTATTGGGCATAACCGAAAATGATTCACAACTGGATATTGAGTGGCTATCTAAAAAAATTCTAAACCTTAGAATTTTTAACGATGAGCATGGAGTAATGAATAAATCGTTGGTTGACATTAGCGGCGACATTATAATTGTAAGCCAATTTACATTGTTGGCAAGTACAAAAAAAGGGAATAGACCCTCTTATATTAAAGCAGCAAAACCTGAAATTGCAATCCCCATTTACAATCAATTTATCCAACATACAGAGGCAGCATTTGGAAAAAAAGTAGGAACTGGTATTTTTGGTGCCGACATGAAAATTGAATTAGTAAACGACGGCCCAGTTACTATTGTTATTGATACAGAAAATAAATCATAATATGATTTTTATCATAGAATAATTTTCACCTTAACACGTTATTTGTATTACAAATGAATTTGAATATAAACAACTCAAGCTAAGCACCATATTGTTATGAATTTTAAAAAGTTACTGTTTTTTGTAGCCTTATTTTGCTTTCAATTTACTTTTTCACAAAATTTTGATTACAGTATTTTAGCTATCCCTGATAGTTTAAAACAGAATGCCAATTCAGTCGTGCTAAACTCAAATACAAAGATTACGTTGGAATCTTCTAAAAAAATGATTGTTTCTCGAAAAAAAGTGGTTGCTGTACTCAATAAATTAGGGGATCGAAATTCCCAAATTGTAATACATTACGATTCTTCAAACGAGATAAAAAAAGTAAGAGCCTATGTTTACAATGCAATGGGCGTTGAGATAAAGGATATAAAAAAGCGTGATTTTACGGACAGAAGTGCTGCAGACGGCATTTCGTTATTTAATGATGGCAGGCTTATTTATTATAACTATGTACCTACTTCATATCCCTATACCATTTATTACGAGTACGAAGTAGAATCTTCTAACACTGCATTTATTCCAAGATGGTATCCTTATGCCTCATACCATCAAGGGGTGGTCAAAAGCAGTTATGAAATTACCTACCCAACTTACTTGAGCATCCAAAAAGCTGAAAAAAATTTTGAAAATTATACTATTGCCAAATCTACAAAGCCAAATACGCTCACTTACGAAATCAACAATTCTCCTGCCATTAAATATGAAGAATTATGCCCTTCATCATTAAAGATTATGCCTTGGTTAATTGTTGCCAGCAATAAATTTAGACTAGAAAATGTTGATGGTTCTGCTAATAATTGGACAGAATTTGGCAAATGGATGTACGACAACTTAATTGTAAGTCGAATGGCATTGCCAGAAAGCACTAAAACTAAAGTAAAACAAATGGTCGATGGCATTGAAGATCCAGTTGAAAAAGCCAGAATCATATATGATTACGTACAAGAGAAAACACGATATATAAGTGTACAGGTAGGTATTGGCGGTTGGATGCCAATGTTAGCAACAGATGTGGACAAATTAGGATATGGAGATTGTAAAGCTTTAACCAATTACACAAAATCATTATTAGATGAAGTTGGAGTTGAATCATATCATGTGCTACTTTATGGCGGCCCTATTAAAAGCTTAGAAAAAGATTTAGCTTCTCCTCAGGGGAATCATATGATTTTATATGTTCCTTCTGACAAAAGGGATAATTGGTTAGAATGTACAAGTCAAATAGATCCTTTTGGTTATCAAGGCACTTTTACTGATAATAGAGATGTACTTGTAATAACTCCAGAAGGTGGAAAATTAAAGCATACTGGTATTTATAAAACTGAAGATAGTTTTCAAAACACAAAGGCAAATTATAAAATCAATAATGAGGGTAACATAGAAGCACAAATTAAGATTCGTTCGGGTGGAATTCAGTATAGTGACCATTTCATAATAGAAAATAAGTCAAAAAGAGATATTGAAGCACATTACAAATCTGATTATTGGTCATATGTCAATAATATAAATTTAAAAAATTATGCCTTTACAAACAATAGAGACAGCATAATTTTTACCGAAAATATTGAACTCGGTGCTTCAAAATATGCTTCTTTTAGCGGCGACAGAATGTTGTTTACTATAAACGCTTTTAACAGAGCATTAGATGTACCCAAACGTTACCGCAACAGAAAACTGCCTTTTGAAATAGCACGTGGTTTTATTGATAAAGACGAATTCAAAATTTCATTACCTGCCGATTACAATATTGAAGCTCTACCTAACAACATTGATGTTAAAAATAAATTTGGGAGCTATACATTAAGCATAGAAAAAATTGACGAGAAAAACCTAAAATACACCCGCGTGTTCAAATTGAACGAGGGTCTTTATCCTGCCAAGGATTACAAAGCATATAGAGATTTTAGAAAAAAAATAGCAAAACAAGATAAAAACAAAATTGTACTTATAAAATCAACCCCGTAATATCCATATTCAGGAATTTGCAAAAAATAGAATTATGAAAAAATCAGTCATTGTCTCATTATTAATGCTATTAAGTTATCAAATAATAGCACAAGATGTGAAATTTGGAAAAGTATCTAAAGAAGAGTTAACAGAAAAAGTCTATCCACGAGATTCTTCTGCAAATGCTGCAATTTTGTATAAAAAAAGAAGGTCTTATTTTGAATATGATCAAGGTCGAGGTTTTAGACTCATGACAAATATACATGAACGTATTAAAATTTACAATAAGGAAGGCTATGATTGGGCAACGAAAAAAATATTATTATATCAAGGAGATGAACACGAAAGAGTTTCAATAAAAGCCAATACTTTTAATTTAGTAAATGGAAAAATAGAAAAAACAAAATTGAGCAAAAAAGATATTTTTGATGAGAATGTAAACAAATATTGGAAACGTGAAAAATTTACTATGCCCAACTTGACAGAGGGCAGTGTAGTTGAGTGGGAATATACTATTACTTCACCCTATTATACCCGTATTGAAGATATGGAATTACAGGCGTTTATACCTATAAAATATATAGAATCTAAAGTTGAAATGCCCGAATATTTTGTTTTTAAAAACGTAACCAAAGGCTTTTATCCAATCAATATAAACAGAACTAGTAAATCTTCAGCTATTACTTTTAACAACAAGCAAAGAAGTGGAGGTAGTGGTTTCTCAACCAACGAAACTAATTACAGCCAAAATAAATTAGATTATAAAACCAATATTATTGAATGTAAATTGCAAAATGTACCAGCTTTAAAAGAAGAGCCTTACGTAAATAACATAAATAATTACCTAACGGCTTTAAAGTTTGAATTGACCAGTATCAAATATCCTGATTCGCCAGTAAAATTTTATAATACTACTTGGGAAGATGTTACAAAAACTATTTACAAGAGCAGTAATTTTGGAGGTCAGTTAGATAAAAAATCACATTTTAAAGATGATTTAGATAGTCTAATTAATATGACCGCTCCCGATAATGAAAAAATTGCTAAAATTTTTCAATTTGTAAAACAAAAAATAAAATGGAACGATTACACTTCTATTTACACTAAAGATGGGGTGAGAAAAGCTTATAAGGAAGGTGTAGGCAATGTTGCAGAAATTAATCTAAATTTAGTTTCAATGTTACGTGCTGCTAATTTAAAGGCTAACCCTATACTAATCAGTACCCGTTCTCATGGTATTCCTCTTTTTCCAACGCAAGAAGGGTTTAATTATGTAATTGCAGGTGTAGAAGTGCCTAATGGTATTATTTTATTGGACGCTACCGAACCCTATAGCACACCCAATGTATTACCTCTACGGGATTTAAATTGGATGGGAAGAATTGTTAGAGAAAACGGGAGTTCAAATGAAGTAAACTTGTTCCCTTCAGTTCCTTCCAGAGAAACTGTTTTCATAATGGCTACAATTGATAGCGAAGGATTATTAGAAGGTACAGAACGATGCAGTTATGACAACTTATTGGCCTTAAATAAAAGGCTAAGGAATAATAATTTGGCCGAAAACGAATTGATTGGTAAATTAGAAAAAGACAATAATGATATTGAGATTGGTGATTTTAAACCAAAAAATAAAAATGATATTTATAAGCCAATATCATATCAATTTAGTTTTGAAAGTGATAACCAAGCTGAAATTATTGGTGATAAAATATATTTTTCACCATTACTTTTTCATACAGAAAAAGAGAACCCTTTCAAATTAGAAAGCAGACAATTCCCAGTCGATTTTGGTGTACCTTTTCAAGAAAAATATAATATCTCAATCACAATACCAGAAGAATATCAGGTAGAATCATCTCCTGAAAGCATTGCCTTTTCTCTTCCAGATAACATCGGTTCATATCAATTTATATGTAAAGTAACAGGTAATAAATTACAAGTATCATCATCATTAAATATGAATACACCAATATTAGGTTCACAAAGTTATGCCGATTTAAAAGAGTTTTACAAACAAATGGTAGATAAACAGTTGGAAAAAGTGGTGCTGTCTAAAATTTAACACCCACAATCTGTATTACAAGCTTTACTTTTTTTAGATTTAAAAAAGAACTTTTTTATCAAAAAAAATAAAGCTAAAGCAACTGCAATATATACTAATGTAGACTGTATCATTTTTTTAACTTAATACTGTAAAGGTAATAAAAGAGGCAATATAGGCCAAAGTAGTCATCCCAAAAAGCTGTAACAAAGGCCATTTCCAACTATTAGTCTCTTTTTTTACTATGGCCAAGGTAGCAGCACACTGCATGGCAAATGCATAAAAAACCAATAACGACATCCCAACAGGGAAATTGAAACGGTTACCTCCAGTTTCTGGATTAATTTCAGCTTGCATACGCTGTTTAATAGTATTATTCTCATCATCCTCAACACTATAAATAGTCGCCAAGGTACTTACAAATACTTCTCTAGCTGCAAACGAAGTCAACAAGGCAATCCCAATTTTCCAATCGTAACCCAAGGGTTTTATGACAGGTTCAATGGTCTTACCTGCAATACCAATATAAGAATTTTCTAATTTATAGGAAGCGATTGCTTGATCTAGTTCAGCTTGTGTTAATTGACTATTTTCTACGTTATTTGTTACCGTTTCTTCTGCATTTTTAAAATTTGTGGGCCCGTTTGATGCCAAAAACCATAATATGATAGAAATTGCCAAAATAATTTTTCCAGCTCCAAAAACAAAAGCTTTTGTTTTTTCAATAACTGTAAATACAACATTTTTTAATGATGGTACTTTATATGCTGGCATTTCTATTACAAAAAAGCTTTTACCTTTTACTTTTAGGGTTTTATTCAATAACCATCCAGAAACAACAGCAGCAGCAAAACCCAAAAGATATAAAGACATTAATGCTAAACCTTGTAAACTAAATATACCCAACACTCTTTGTTGGGGAATAATTAGAGCTATTAAAATGGCATAGACTGGTAAACGTGCGGAACAAGTTGTAAATGGTGTTACTAAAATGGTTACCAAGCGTTCCTTCCATCCTTCAATATTTCTAGCGGCCATAATGGCTGGTATTGCACAAGCTGTCCCTGAAATTAATGGCACTACACTTTTCCCGCTCATACCAAAACGACGCATAATTTTATCCATCAAAAAAACCACCCTACTCATATAACCAGTTTCTTCAAGTATGCCAATAAGTAAAAATAAAATAGCTATTTGCGGTATAAAAATCACTATACCACCAATACCGGGAATAATACCTTCAGCCAATAAATTTGTAAATACACCATCTGGCAATTGATTTTTAGTCCATTCACTTAAATTGGCAAAACCAGCATCAATTAAATCCATTGGTATAGTAGCCCAATCGAAAATAGATTGAAAAATAAGCAATAAAATAAATGCAAAGATTAAATAACCAAATACTTTGTGCGTAAGTACTTTATCAATTTTATGACGTAACCCTGTTGCCTTTTCGGCATCAGTTCTATAAGTTTTTTTAAGTATGTTATTAATATATTGATACCGCAGAATAGTTTCTTTATTCTGCATTTTGGTTAATTTTACGGGGTCAGCTTTAAAATTATCAATTCTTTCTTTTAGTTTTTTGGGAATTGAAGTAAGATTATGGCTCTGTGTAACTAAAAGCCAAGCCTTGTATAATGAGGTGTCATTAAATTTTTCTTTTAATGTTTTGAAAAATTCGGTGTCAATCCTATTGGCGATATCAGCAATTTTTAGCGTGTTGGCTTTATTATAATTTAATATTGCTTTTTTTACATTGTCAATACCTAAATTTTTTCTGGCACTAATTAAAATTACTTCTGATTTTAATTCCTCCTTTAACAATTCAATATCAATAGAAATTCCGTTTCTTTTCATTCTATCCGACATGTTTATCACTAGTATGGCTGGTATCTCCAAATCTTTAATTTGACTGAATAAAAATAAATTTCGTTTCAAATTCTCAACATCAGCAACAACAACAACTACATCTGGATAGTTTTTCTTATCAATACTTAAAAAAGTTTGTAAAACAATGTTTTCGTCTAAACTTGAAGGGTTTATACTATAAGTGCCAGGCAAATCAGTAATACTGGCCTTGGTTTCATTATTAAGTTTAACCGTACCTGTTTTCTTTTCTACAGTTACGCCAGGGTAATTACTTACTTTTTGATTTAAACCCGTTAACTGATTAAACAATAGTGATTTTCCAGTATTGGGATTTCCAACCAAAGCAACATTTATGACTTCACTATGTCGCATAAATTTTTAATTTTGGTAACTTTAATTAGTGAAGCCGTTTCTTTCCGTATTGCAAGATGGCTACCGTTTACCCTAATGTACAGAGGGTCTTTCAACGGGGCTATTTGTAATAATTCCACCTCTTTCCCAGGCAAACAACCCATTTCTAATAATTTTAAGGGCACACTATCATAAGGAATATCATCAATAATTCCTATTTCGCCAATAATAAGATCTGCTAAAGTAGAATACAATTTTTATTTAGATTGATTATAAATACTGTGCGAAAATACGTAAATTTTAATAAAAAAAAGTGATAAATATCATGAAAAGTAATTCAATTTAAAAGTCTCTATTTGTTCTCTTTTAACAATTGAATATCTTTAATAATCTGTTGGATATCTTCTTTATTTGTACCGTCATAAAATCCTCTTATTCGGCGATTCTTATCAACTAAAATAAATTGTTCAGTATGAATAAAATCTTGTTCTCCCCCATCTCCTTCATCCAAAACTGCAAAATAGGATTTTCTAGCTAAATCATAGATTTGCTTTTTATCACCAGTGACCAAATTCCATTTACCATCTATTACCCCTTTTTTTTCTGCATAAGCCTTTAAAATAGATACGCTGTCAATTATAGGTGTAACTGAATGAGATAAAAATTTGACCGTACTATCCTCTTTAAAATACGTCTGTAAGTCTGTCATATTTGTTGTCATTATAGGGCAAATGGTTTGGCATCTTGTAAAAAAGAAATCAGCTACATATATTTTATCACTATAATCTTGTTGGGTTATTATATCTCCATTTTGGTTAATAAGGTTAAAGTCAGAAATTTTATGATTGTACTTAATATGCTTTACAGAATCGTCGACTAACCTTGGATTAACATCTGCAGGGTTATATACTGGCAATCTCTTTTTAGGACTCAGTAAAAAATACCCAACAATAACCATTATCACAAATAAAATGCCCATTCTTAGCACTGTTGGGAGTGATTTTTTAAAAAAGGATAAGTCCATAAAATTATTTTTTATATATTTGAGGTTCGCTTTGCTCTCCCCAACCTTTGCAAAGTTATTACTTATGAAGAAAAAATTACCCCTAATTCTATTAATTTTTTCATGTTTATTATTCAGCCAAGAAAGTTTGAATATACATGATATTTATCTACAGGAATTAATTACGGTTTCTGAGGATGAGTTTGACACAAATTTAAACGCCGAAGATTTACAATGGCGAAAAACTACTATTGAAAAAGTTACTTCTGAAAATTACAGAGAGCCTAGTTTTTTAAAAACAGCATTGGTTTTACATATGCTCAAGTATAAATTGGGCGATGAACACTATAACAATAGCATTGATGCTTATCTATTAAAATTAAACGAGAGCAATTCAGCCGCATCAATTAAGGAGTTTCAAGCCTCAACTGAAAAACTTACTGGAGAAGATCTGTCAGATTTCTTTAACGATTGGACAACAGGTAAGGGTTTTCCTTCTTACGAAATTAGTTGGTTTCAAAATGAAAAAACTAACGAAGTAAATTTTGTGGTGACTCAACTACAATCTGATGCTTCTGTGGCATTTTTTGAAATGCCTGTGCCTATAAAAGTAAGTAATGGTGATGGCGATTCTCAAATAATACGGCTAGAGCTATCTGAAAACAAACAGAGTTTTACAGGCAAGTTACCTTTTAAAATCGATAACGTTGAAATTGACCCCGAACACCACTTGATAAGTAAAAACAATACAGTTAAAAATGGTGTAGATCAAGAAATATTGAGTACCAATATTTCTTTATATCCAAATCCCGCAAAGAATGCATTAAATATTCAAAATGCTAGTGATGCGGTTGTCGAAAAAGTCTCTATTTACAATATGTTAGGCAAGTTAGTGCTAGAAGAAAGCAACCCTTTATTAGCCATAAATTTAAGACCTCTATCCTTCGGAATCCATTTGGTAAAAATTGAAACCAATCAAGGTGTTTTACACAAAACCATACTGAAAGAACAATAATTTAACAAAGTTTTTACCAGACACATTTCTAAGTAATTGGATCTAAAACCTTACATTTGCAAACTGATTTTTAAAACGATTTTATAGCAGATGGAGATTTTTATTAAGGTTTCACAATTTATACTGAGTTTATCTATTTTAATAGTACTGCATGAACTTGGTCATTATATTCCCGCTAAAATATTCAAAACACGTGTAGAAAAATTCTATTTATTTTTTGATTATAAATTTTCACTTTTCAAAAAGAAAATTGGCGAAACGGTTTATGGTATTGGATGGATTCCTCTTGGCGGATATGTAAAGATATCCGGTATGATTGACGAAAGCATGGATACCGAACAAATGCAAGAAGAGCCCAAACCATGGGAGTTCCGCTCAAAACCAGCTTGGCAAAGGTTGATTATTATGTTAGGTGGTGTAACGGTAAATTTTTTGTTGGGGATATTCATATATATTCTAATGATGAATATATGGGGTGAACAGTATTTACCTAATGATAGTTTAAAAGACGGTATTTGGGTACAAAACGAATTAG from Aureibaculum sp. 2308TA14-22 includes:
- a CDS encoding DUF3857 domain-containing protein, translated to MKKSVIVSLLMLLSYQIIAQDVKFGKVSKEELTEKVYPRDSSANAAILYKKRRSYFEYDQGRGFRLMTNIHERIKIYNKEGYDWATKKILLYQGDEHERVSIKANTFNLVNGKIEKTKLSKKDIFDENVNKYWKREKFTMPNLTEGSVVEWEYTITSPYYTRIEDMELQAFIPIKYIESKVEMPEYFVFKNVTKGFYPININRTSKSSAITFNNKQRSGGSGFSTNETNYSQNKLDYKTNIIECKLQNVPALKEEPYVNNINNYLTALKFELTSIKYPDSPVKFYNTTWEDVTKTIYKSSNFGGQLDKKSHFKDDLDSLINMTAPDNEKIAKIFQFVKQKIKWNDYTSIYTKDGVRKAYKEGVGNVAEINLNLVSMLRAANLKANPILISTRSHGIPLFPTQEGFNYVIAGVEVPNGIILLDATEPYSTPNVLPLRDLNWMGRIVRENGSSNEVNLFPSVPSRETVFIMATIDSEGLLEGTERCSYDNLLALNKRLRNNNLAENELIGKLEKDNNDIEIGDFKPKNKNDIYKPISYQFSFESDNQAEIIGDKIYFSPLLFHTEKENPFKLESRQFPVDFGVPFQEKYNISITIPEEYQVESSPESIAFSLPDNIGSYQFICKVTGNKLQVSSSLNMNTPILGSQSYADLKEFYKQMVDKQLEKVVLSKI
- the dtd gene encoding D-aminoacyl-tRNA deacylase, whose protein sequence is MKAVIQRVNKASVTVDNKIVSSIETGLLVLLGITENDSQLDIEWLSKKILNLRIFNDEHGVMNKSLVDISGDIIIVSQFTLLASTKKGNRPSYIKAAKPEIAIPIYNQFIQHTEAAFGKKVGTGIFGADMKIELVNDGPVTIVIDTENKS
- a CDS encoding sugar phosphate isomerase/epimerase family protein, giving the protein MKTIKGPAVFLAQFMGDDAPFNSLDGLCKWASDLGYKGIQIPTWETRLIDLDKAAESKTYCDELKGKINSYGLEITELSTHLQGQLVAVHPAYDIMFDNFAPDSVKNNPKERTKWAVQTVKNAAIASKHLGLKAHATFSGALLWHTMHPWPQRPPGLVEMGFEELAKRWLPILNVFDENGVDVCYEIHPGEDLHDGDTFERFLGATGNHKRVNILYDPSHFVLQQLDYLAYIDHYHEFIKSFHVKDSEFNPTGKKGAFGGYNNWGDRAGRYRSLGDGQIDFKTIFSKLTQYGCDVWAVMEWECCIKSPEQGAREGAVFIKNHIIEATEKAFDDFAGADIDKEKLKRILGI
- a CDS encoding FeoA family protein produces the protein MYSTLADLIIGEIGIIDDIPYDSVPLKLLEMGCLPGKEVELLQIAPLKDPLYIRVNGSHLAIRKETASLIKVTKIKNLCDIVKS
- a CDS encoding 3-keto-disaccharide hydrolase; the protein is MKKLTIILLALLTFLACKNEKKETAQVEEPKAETQIMAENTNEWITLFDGSSMDAWRGYLMNDMPSGWSIENNAMAFTPVKGGGQDIITKEKFENFELSIEWKISEGGNSGIFWGVLEAKDEKIYGSALEVQVLDNQRHPDAKNGTDRQAGALYDLVSPSKDVSNPAGEWNKAVIKINHKTNEGSSTLNGTIIATFPLHGKKWDELVANSKFKTWDKFAKTPNGHIGLQDHSDKVWFRNIKIRKL
- the feoB gene encoding ferrous iron transport protein B, whose product is MRHSEVINVALVGNPNTGKSLLFNQLTGLNQKVSNYPGVTVEKKTGTVKLNNETKASITDLPGTYSINPSSLDENIVLQTFLSIDKKNYPDVVVVVADVENLKRNLFLFSQIKDLEIPAILVINMSDRMKRNGISIDIELLKEELKSEVILISARKNLGIDNVKKAILNYNKANTLKIADIANRIDTEFFKTLKEKFNDTSLYKAWLLVTQSHNLTSIPKKLKERIDNFKADPVKLTKMQNKETILRYQYINNILKKTYRTDAEKATGLRHKIDKVLTHKVFGYLIFAFILLLIFQSIFDWATIPMDLIDAGFANLSEWTKNQLPDGVFTNLLAEGIIPGIGGIVIFIPQIAILFLLIGILEETGYMSRVVFLMDKIMRRFGMSGKSVVPLISGTACAIPAIMAARNIEGWKERLVTILVTPFTTCSARLPVYAILIALIIPQQRVLGIFSLQGLALMSLYLLGFAAAVVSGWLLNKTLKVKGKSFFVIEMPAYKVPSLKNVVFTVIEKTKAFVFGAGKIILAISIILWFLASNGPTNFKNAEETVTNNVENSQLTQAELDQAIASYKLENSYIGIAGKTIEPVIKPLGYDWKIGIALLTSFAAREVFVSTLATIYSVEDDENNTIKQRMQAEINPETGGNRFNFPVGMSLLVFYAFAMQCAATLAIVKKETNSWKWPLLQLFGMTTLAYIASFITFTVLS
- a CDS encoding 3-keto-disaccharide hydrolase gives rise to the protein MYKNIIIIFVSLALFGCKESLKKESESDTKIDTLQQVENLEKEPTKPEETEIWEPKPPKVSIDKNGVPSDAIVLFDGKNLDEWVVDRDSTEAKWTLNKDGSMTVVSGSGSLQTKRNFGSIQLHLEWKSPTKIVGEGQSRANSGVFIQKRYEVQILDNNNNDTYVNGQVGAVYKQSIPAVNAAVPTGEWNSYDIIFHAPKFDADGKKTKSGTITVLHNGVLIQDHFEIQGAVAFIGWPTNEPHGKAPIMLQDHNDGSKPSFRNIWVRELDD
- a CDS encoding DUF3857 domain-containing protein, which produces MNFKKLLFFVALFCFQFTFSQNFDYSILAIPDSLKQNANSVVLNSNTKITLESSKKMIVSRKKVVAVLNKLGDRNSQIVIHYDSSNEIKKVRAYVYNAMGVEIKDIKKRDFTDRSAADGISLFNDGRLIYYNYVPTSYPYTIYYEYEVESSNTAFIPRWYPYASYHQGVVKSSYEITYPTYLSIQKAEKNFENYTIAKSTKPNTLTYEINNSPAIKYEELCPSSLKIMPWLIVASNKFRLENVDGSANNWTEFGKWMYDNLIVSRMALPESTKTKVKQMVDGIEDPVEKARIIYDYVQEKTRYISVQVGIGGWMPMLATDVDKLGYGDCKALTNYTKSLLDEVGVESYHVLLYGGPIKSLEKDLASPQGNHMILYVPSDKRDNWLECTSQIDPFGYQGTFTDNRDVLVITPEGGKLKHTGIYKTEDSFQNTKANYKINNEGNIEAQIKIRSGGIQYSDHFIIENKSKRDIEAHYKSDYWSYVNNINLKNYAFTNNRDSIIFTENIELGASKYASFSGDRMLFTINAFNRALDVPKRYRNRKLPFEIARGFIDKDEFKISLPADYNIEALPNNIDVKNKFGSYTLSIEKIDEKNLKYTRVFKLNEGLYPAKDYKAYRDFRKKIAKQDKNKIVLIKSTP